atgtgagtcctgggaattaAACCAGGCTGTCAGGCTGAGAGGAGAGCATCTTTAACCACTAAAAGCATCTTGCCAGCCCACAACTATGTTTTCTTATTCCCATTTTACTAATCCTGGCAAtcaagagactgagacagaagttTGAAAAGTTCAGGccagccaacctgggctatgatGTGAGActattatctcaaaaataaataaataatatataatggaaaaggaaaaatagcttcCATGGGCTATACTTAAAATTAAAGCCTGCTGGTAAATATTATTACAGgctgaaaaatttaaatatatttgtcagGCCCATAAATGGAAAATAGGCCAAACATGTAATTAAATAAACAACTATGCTCAGAATATCTCTACTAAGCAGACAAACAGaatatttttgttgaaaatatgtaACAGAGACCTTGGGTCTTTCCTCAAGGAAAagagttctgaaaacaaacaGGGGCTCCACCAGCAAACACAGCAGCGACCAGTCCGTGAATATCATTTCCACACTCGTGTTTTTGAGAACATGCACACTGAATGGGGAGGGCAGGAAAGCTGTAAGATCCATTTCCTCACAAAGCATCTTTGCCCATGCTGGCAGTTCAGGGACAAGTCACTTCTTAACTCTGGGCCTTCATTCCCCCAACACAAAATGAAAGGGGTACAGTCCAGCTGgagtagaatgcttgccttgcatgtaCAAAGCCCCAAGTTCCATACTGATACCACctggcaggaggatcacaagttcagtgtcatccttgactacatagggTGTTTGAGGTCGGCTTGGGACATGTGAGGCTTTATCTCAAAGAAAGATGGTTAAATAAGATGGTGCCTGGTGCACAGTCATAGTCATATGCCATGACaagggcatggtgatgcatgcctttaataccagcactcaggaggcagaactctgtgagttcaagactagcctgataTATAGCAAaatccaagacagccaggacaacatagaaagactctgtctcaaaaaatagcaacaaaagacCCTAAAAAAGTGGGATGGAGGGTTGCAATGTCTCCACAGTGATTTAACTTTACTCTCTAAGAcaattttttctatttgtttattttggttttgggggttcaGTTTCTTTGGTGGGGAAGGGCAGGGGTACGCACATGCAGCACAGCATGGTTGGTTTATCATTTTACTATGTGGGTCtcatggatcaaactcaggtcatcaggcttggcagcaaacacttcTCCACTGAGCCTTTTGGCTCATCCAACTTTATACTACCAGCTATGCCTTCCTTCTAGGGAGCCGGGGCCCAGAGCATCACATATTGAAGTTGGCCTCCCAAGGTGCTCCTGctctttctgcctccagagtaagGCAGTCTCTACAAGCTGAGGTTTTAGTGGTGagtcagaggaagaggaagggggaaaactacacacacacacacacacacacacacacacacacacacacatgcaccccctGCCTCAATCTGTCTAACATGTTCTGAACCTTTATTTTTTCCACCTCTGCAACATTCAACTTCCAGGTAAAGAAACTGAAGCCCAATTGGGTTGTGATCACTTCAGTGTAATGCGACCATCACCCATCTACAGTCAAGTGACCTTCAATGAAGGTGCTAATGCTATCCAAGAGAGAATGAGTGATCTCATTAACAGTGAGACAACTGTAAAACCATATGCCAAAAAATGAAGTCAGACCTACCCCACTGTACCCCACACTGTTTGTATGAAAAGTTAACTCAAAGTGGGCCACTGCCATAAATCTCAAACTATtagaataaatagaagaaaacaaacaggtaaacCTCTGCTGTGCTGTTTTCTCAATGAATtctttgcttgttgtttgttttttgttcgtttgagacagggtttctctgtgtagccttgtctgttttggaactcactctgtagatcaggctggcctcgaacttagggccagcctctgcctcccaagtgctggaattaaaggtgtgtagtcAACACCACCTGGCTCTCGATGGATGCTTGAAACATCAAAATAACTGACTAGGACATCAGTAAAATGAAAAACTTCTGTATTTCAAGGATATTATTCAGAAGGGAGGACAGACGGGAAGACAATCCACAGAAAGGAGGGCAGCCACAAGAAGGgctgaaaattcaaaacataaacagTTCTCACCACAGCATAAAGACAATCCTAATGAAAGTTGTATGCATAGGAGCTCAGTAAAGATCCTGTCACAATGGCTACTCCCTTGGGGGAAGGGTTtttgatgagaaagaaaacaaccagAAGCATGTgtaagagtccagagcagagaattaaaacaaaacaaacaaaacaaaacccctaaactGGACATGGCCAGAGCTATCTGcaagggagagagaatggagagacagagagagaagggtgggaTATAAGGATGAGTAGCTACCAGGAGCAAGTGGAGCAGGCCTGGGAGTTctgggtaggagaggaggtgAGAGGGGCCAGGATACTGAGGGCTTAGAAATAAATAACGGGTACTTGTGAATAGGGACTGAAGGAGCCTGGAAGCTAGCATGGGCTTGGATATACACCTTTGATATATACAGCTTATAATATCTGCCACAGGTATATATGTCAATGGAGAGCCATATATCCCTTCTGCCACAGGTAAGGGAAGTGACTCCTTTTTGTGGACAGAAAACCTATTGCACAAGTTCCCAAtaaatgctggcttttatctaagCACTAGAAATCCTCCTATAGTCCAAGGGGGATGAAATACCTATGATCCAGAATCCTGGAAGAAAAGACAAGCAGAACAatagttgaaggccagcctgggctatgtaagactctgtcttaaaaagcaatcaaaactccaggcagtggtggtgcatgcctttaaccccagcaattgggaggcagaggcaggtggatcactgtgagtttgagaccagcctaatctacatagtgagttctaggacagcctaggGCTTCAcaatgaaaccctatctcaagaaagagaggggaggaagggaagaaggagaagaagaaaaagccctCTGTTGggatgacaccccccccccccttgtatCAAATGGTTTGTAGGTGTATTCCTgtgtttttaattgttaattgCTGTGCAGGCAGAGAGCTAAGTGCTGGCAGGATATTTAGTACTGTCCTCTCAATGGCTCATTcccagcttttttaaaaaaacaagctgTCTGGAAGGCAGTCAGATAGCCCTAATCCTCGTCAAAGGGCAACTCAGAGAAATGGATCCACGTGGTCCTGCTGCTGATTGGTTCAGACTGGAGTGTGGCTTTTCAGAGAATAAAGAGCTGGGGCAGAATGAGAGGTAGGAAGGAGAGGCGTGAAGTCGTGAAGTCGAGAACAGAGTGAGCAGGCAAGGTGACAGAAGCATGTTGGGAAGGAAGCAGGAGGGTAAAGGGACAGACCAACGTGGTGAGGATGCAATGGCAGGAAGTCGGTTAAGGTAGAACGTAGCTGAGAGTCTACCCCAGCAAAAGGCCAACAGTCTTATACCAAATAAATGTCTCCACGTTTTATCAGTAAACCTCAATACAAATTTTATTGctttataataatattaatatgtgaatatattaaattataattatgaatacattaaattatatatttattattgttattatttcgATTATGAGTGCACCTGACTTCAGTACTTGTATTGGATTCCCTTGTAGCTTAGAGCCACAGTGTGGgtctgggagccaaactcaggccCTTTGAAAAACCAGGAGGTAATCTGAACCAGTGAACCACTTTGTTTGAAGTCATGAAGTCGAGAACAGAGTGAGCAGGCAAGGGTCTAACCCCTAGtaccttcaaaaagaaaaagggcagAGTCAGGCACCTGCTTTGTTTGCAGCTCCTCAGAGCACTGAGTGTCAAGCCCCACTGTATTTCTATCCTTAGTTCATCTGTATGATCACTCTGACTGACTATATAAAAAGTCAATTCTGCATCTAAAGTTATTTGAAAGAAAACTATAAATGGAAGGGCACCATTAAGCCTTAGTATTGGCATCCAGGGCTCCCACAAgtggacaagcactctaccactagCTACATCCCTGACTGCCCAGTAGCCTTAAAGGTAAACATCTTACTTCCAAGCTAGGTGGAACAaccttgtaattctagcacttggcaGGCTGGAGCAGGAGAAATAAATTCCTTAGAGCTTGGGGCCTTAGATCAGTAGTAGACACTAGGGAAGGAAGCCCCAGTCTTGACCCTCAGCTCCAGGGAGGCAGGGGACAAAATTACACTGTCTCACCAGCTCTACACTTAACAgttttttattgaattttctttttgtttgtttgattaattggttggttttattgttgttttgtctgAAACAGGCTCTCAAATGATTCTACCTCATCCTTTGCCCAGAGTGGAGTATATTCTACAGTCTGGGTGTATCATGAACACATCTGCTCAGTCCCCTCCTGATGGACTTTTAGGTTGTTTAAACCTAgttatcttttctctccttttggtCCAGACTCTGaagacatacatgtgcatgtatgtgtgttgcaaGGGTTCAATGACACTACCATGTGGTCTGTGGAGAGCTTATTAAGGTACCACAACGGTACAGAAGCTGTTTGGATCTTGCAGGATCTCCAAGGGACACGTGGGGAAGTCACATGGTGTGGAGCACTCACCACACAGGATGCGATTGTCCATGCACTTCCATGAGTATCGGTCTAACTTAGGGCTGCAGCCGGCATCCTGAGCCCTCGAGTAGCAGCAGTCATGGTAGAGGCAGCACCtggaggtgagagtgggcagaccataggtgtgtgaaaGAGGAAATTCTGCTGGCCTCACCATCTGACAAAGATTCTCAAGCAGCTAGTGTCCCCTATGGACATGCTGTCCCTCACAATACTAATCCTGGAGAAAAATTGTAGCAGCTAGACAGGACTTCCCAGCCTTACTCCCTGACCTTGCCTGTCTACCCCTGCCTGCCTTCGTATAACTCTGAGCCCCAGCTACCATGGcaatcttcccttccttcctgggCCCAAGTTGTGACTTCTGCCTGGACAACCCAATGGCCTTCTTGGCCATTAGGTGTCAGGATCCATCTAGGTTAGAATAAAGGCATGCAGGTGACCTCTCTGGAGATAGCCATCAAACTGTATGAACTTCGATAGGTGAGCTCTCAGAGGCGAGGCCCAGAGAGACTTTATCTCAGGATTGCATCTTGCAACTGATAtccctttcctgtcattattaaaatAGTATAATAATTCCTGGGCATCAGCTCACCCTATTCgacagattttctgcagatcaacaaAGATATACTATCTTGTAGCAATACTAtgtagacaaattgatgatttcataattcctaaaaatgattctatagaattcctaaatttatacagGTAATTTTGAGCCCTCTTTAGTATAAAGGCTGCAGTTAGGGCTCTGTGACCTTCATGTGACACGGGCTAGTTGCACTAGGATAGAAAGCAGGCTTGGAAGAGACTTGTGGTCAGGGAAGGCATTCCTTCTGTGCTGGCTGTGAAACCACTGTCTGAGTGGATACTTTATTGTGGGTGCAAGAACAGAAGATGAAATGTCGACTAGGTTTCAATATTAGTGAGACACAAGGCAGATGAGTTGCCTTTTAACTAAACTGTGCTAACTTAAGACATAAGAATTGTTGTTTTAAACTCTTAATGAATGCGTGGAACTAGTGGCAGATAATGTTTAGATAACTCATCTTAAGTGAAACCTACGTAAACATTCCTGCTGAAACTTATTTGACTTATGACGAACTTCTGGAATGTAAAGATGCTTGGAAAACCATGTGGTCTATTCTCTTGAGAAAGTATAAATACTAAGAACAACAATAAGTGGCAGGGCTTCTTTCATTCAATGAAAaggtagaagctttttctttctctgagcaaCAAAGGTTGGAGCTtgtttttcatccagaatgagtgagtatgtaagtatgtatgaaTACTTGTGGACTTGTGGAGTGGATGAGATAGGTGGTCAGGCCCaacaagaatgtgtgtgtgtgtgtgtgtgtccccgtgCGTGCACATATGTGCGTGCATATTTGCAAGCATAACTTTCTTTtcctggttcacaaagagttaacagCTCCAAGCCTCCCTCTTGCTTATACCCAAGTTCTGTGCTGGACCAGATAAGCAATTTAATGGCTCTGAAGTACGGCTTCCTTATGTATGAAATGGGTATGTTAAAAATCCTCAGAGATCCTCAGGCTGTACAATGGTCTAAATAGCTTGATGTTACTCCTCAGTGAAGGCATCAGTCTACAGCCAGGGTAAAGGTTAGCTGGCACCAAGATATCTCCCCCACTGACCCAAGAGCCATCTGTACTCAAGGTAATGCTAGGTTCTGGGATCTTCCTGAGTCAAAACTGGACTTCGGTTTGGGGTTTTCTCATAGCCCTTAGCTGTCTTAGGACTTGGGGGACCTTTTCTACTCTGGGCCCAGTGTATACTCACCAGTCAATGGTGTCACGTGGCTCTCCATGGCCACCGAGGCCACAGTAACAGCCATAGTTCATGTAAGCCATCGGTGATCGAGGACCAACACAATCCAAGGTCCCTGCCAGTTCCAGGAGTCCACGCTTAAACACATGTGACCTCCTGGTTGCTAAAGGGTAAACAAAGGTCATAGGTTCAAGGTCAGAGCTTCCCTATCCCTAGGGAGAGGCACTGGCCCAAGAAGGACCTAGGCGTAGCAACTTAACTGGATTTGATCCCACCTCTAGGTATGTGACTTTGGACAAATTACCTATCTCTGTGCTCTGCTTTCCTCCTTTGCTTAGTGCAGGATAAGGCAGCATCAAGTCACAAGATAAAGTGCCTTGTGCGATACAAACTCCATGGCAATccagagtctgtctgtctgtctttctttctttccttttttttttttttttttattaacttttccaagacagggtttctctgtgtagctgtcctagaatgtgttctatggatgaggtggcctcaaactcacagagatcctcctgcctcagcctcctgagtgatgggactaaaggtgtatacATGGATTTGGGGTACAGCTCCCAGCTCTACTGTACCCTAAGCCCCAGTGGAGATCCTAAGCTAGAGCCCCAAGCCTTCCTACCTCCCCAGAACCCAGCTTTCCTTCCAGCCAGGCCATCACACTACTGCCCCTGCCTTCTCTTCAGCCTGCTCCCTGCTCTTACTCTGCCAGTGGCCAATGCTGCTGCCTGTTTATGGGGGTGCCCTTCTAGTTtgggtgctcttccagaacaGATCTGACTCAAGTAGCTCTGGCACACAGAAAGGCTTCTAGGAAAGGTCTGTTGACCTCAGGAGCCACCAGGTGAGACACACCTAGCCTAACCACTCCCAACACCCTACCCTGAAACCATCTGCAAagctccccttccccaccccactctGCTCTCACAGAGGCTAAAACAGCCCATGAAGAGCCCAGGTGAGGGACACACAGCAGTACTAAGTTTGGAACCAAAGAAAACACTCCCTTTGTGCCAACATAGGTGGGGCAGGTCAGGCTTCGGTCTGTTTGCTCTGTCTACCTGTGGGCAACCTCCAATGGCAGTGCCAGGACCCACAGAGCATTGTAAAAGCCCAAGGTATACGCCCAATGTGGGTCGTCCTAGGCATCTCTGAGCTGTACTACTCAGCAAGTGCTGCTTGAAGAAACTGTGGCATCTGAGATGTTGATCTGGGTGAGCCTGTCCGGGAGCAGAAGATTCACACCTGCACCTCCGTACCCAGGTAAGGCCAGGGCTGGCTCTATGCCTGTATGTCTTACTGTACTCTAGGATTAGGGAATCACCAAGAGGGGCCTTTCTAAAGGGGACTTCCTCACCCACTCCTACAactctggagtttaatttctgtCCCTGTTCCTCCCATCCACAGAGTCCTGCCTGGAAGTCTTACCTCAGACCCCACAAGCAAGAGAAGTGATAGCCAGTTCACAGGACTCAGGATCAGGGGCTAGGAGCTTCAGGCTGCTGGAGAGGACTGCAGTAACTATGGGATTCATGAAGGGAGGACTCTAATAccaccccctctcccccttctgaGTTTCTGAGTGAAATGCCTGAGTGGAGGGCCCTAGAAAGAATCAGAGACATGACTCCTGAGTGTCTGGGAAGGTGGATATGTGGGCATCTGAAGAAGGCCCTGGGGATTTTAAGGCTTCCGGGTACTGGAAGGGCTGTTGAGTTGGGGTAGTGAGAAAAAAATAGGGAGGTATGGAATCTGACCCAGGCTGGATGAAGCCAGTCCTCACTTACCTTCGCTGAGCCGGGGTCCAGGTCCCAGCAGcgacagcagcagtagcagcagcattATTGTGCGTCACAGAGGTGGCCCACACATAGGAGTGTGACAGGTGTGGGACTGACCAGAAGGGCCAGTATACTCACCAATCCTGCCGACCCCCACCACCAGCCCCGCCCCCTACCTCACCTTCTTTCCGTGGGGCGGAGTCAAGCAGGAGTGGTCACCTGGAGCCTTGGGGAGTGTCTATCCCTGACTTCTGCAGATTAGTTCCAAAAAGTAATCCAGACACCAAATGGAATAATGCTGAGGCCAAAAGGGGATCAGGTCCGGGGATGCCTCCACATAGTGTAAAGATGCTGTCGTCCTTGCTGTTAAAGTGCAGGGGGTTGGCGAGGGGCGCGGTATACTAATTTACCCCGGGGCTATGCTAATTTACCTTAACACTTTACTACTGCCCTGGTAACTGTGCTCCTGTGGGGCAGTCACAATTAACTCTGTACAATCTCCTCACTAATACCACCACCAAGCTAGAAGCTGAGGTAATTAAGGGTTGCCCAAAGTCAGGCAGCCATTTCTAGTAAAAGAGCTGGAGCCTTGGTGGTGATGGACTAGAAAGCTGGGTCAGAAGAATGTGAGGAGTTCTGAACCAGCCTAGACTATACAATGAGACAGACctcagaggtgggggaggggtgctgacGACACAGGGGCTGGAACGGAGCGGAGCAGGACACCACGTCTGCATCATGCCAGAGTAACTATCCCGTGCAGGTCTGCCTCAGGCTTCTCGTTTGTTGATGGTTATGGTTCTTCTGGGGAAGGTGTGTAAGCAAGGAGACACACTCAACTGTACGCTACATACCGAAAAGGCATGATAATTGGACACATTGCTTTTTGCCCCTGAGGCAACACTATTCAATTAGGCACCAATTTTTGTTGTTTGGATTTCATATCTGATCTCAGCGGAACCTTGGGAAATAACACCACCCTCCTCCCCCCCATGGATAAATTCTAGTAAGGGTAAGAATGAgccctagggaaaaaaaaattaagtaaacgACAAGGTGAAATTGGGTTTCCCTGGCTTGAAGGTTTACAACACAGGTTGTGAGCCTAGGTCCCCAACCCATTCACTGTCATAGAGAGACACTGAGGTTCTGAGAACTCAGAAAccaaagggctggtgagatggctcagagggaacCACACAAGCCTagagacctaagtttgatcctaGAACGCATgtaaagggggaaggggaaaactgATTCTACACAGTTTTCCTTTGACCTCTGCTTGTACTGTGCCCTCCCGTGCATCATgttcatatatacacactaaaataactttttaaatgttaagtatTAAAAGTAGAGGAACCTATCGGGTGGTggtccacatctttaatcccagcacttgggaggcagaggcaggtggatctctaagtttgaggccagcctggtctacacagtgagttccaggacagccagggctacacagagagaccctgtctcaaaaaaaaaaaaaaaaaaaaaaaaaaaaaaaaacccaacaactaaaaaacaaaaaagaagaaggaggaagagaaggaaaggggaaaaggtaagacagacagacagacagaaaagaaaggtaGGAAGCCATGATTAGAACTCATTCCACTTGGTATCCAACCAGTCTTGGCCCCTGCTATGATAATTCACAGGGACAAGTCTTCCTGTGAATTCCTTATTTGCTACCCAGTGGGTAATGCTCTCCCCACTGGAGTGTATATGCCTTCCGCAGTCTCATGTCATGCTTCTTGTGTGGCCATCACTGCTCTGTCTGCCTGGCTAGGTCACCACTCAGTCAAAGCTTTTTAATATAGGACAGATGAGATTTCAAACGCTCCACGTTTTTAGATTATAGAAAATGTGACAACCtgagtgttcagcatccttagaaAAGGGCAAGGCCTCCTGTGACCCCAACATCTGTAGCCACTTGTTCCAGAAAGGTCCCTGCAGATGGCCATGGGGCGTTATTTTGACAATTCAAGTCCTGAAAGATGCTAGGGTGCTCAACTGACAGATAAAAACCAGAAGTtgagagcagagacaggtgatGTGAAGCCCCTCAAGACTCATCATGCAGAGGGCTCCTTTCTTGGAGCCCCTCCCGTGGGAgttctttcttacttttccttAATTTTGCTCTATGGGAAAGACATTGAGctcttggaaggctgaggtagaaagattgttgtgagtttgaggccagactagacTATAGAGTAAGTTCTAAGCTAGCCTGAACTACTAAGCAAAAGCTTGTCTGAGAGCCAgccagatagctcagtggataagggcACTGCTGCAGTGCTTCAGGACTTCAATAAGATTCCAGGAGTTGTATGCTAGAAGTAAAGAACCACCTCCCTCCACAGGTGCATGGACCACATTCCCCACCTCTGTCagctaaataaatgttaaaaaaaaaaaatcaactcaggTAGGTCTATAGGTCCAGcagctgcttgggaggctgaggcaggaggatgacaagttcaaggacagtccaAAGGAGGTCAAGCTCCAAGCTACAGATTGAGCTCAAGGTCAACCTGAGCAACTGACATCCTTTCTCAAACCAGGGGCGAGGGggttaaagaaaaacagaagagctaGAGATACCATTTAGTGGATGTCTTGCGGCTAAGCATGCTTGAGGCTGGGGTTCCAACACCCATtagtgaggaaagagaagaaacttgATCCGGGACCTCTGCTATTCATTCACTGTGTCCCTAGCATGGACTGACCACCATGTCCTCAAGGGCAGGTTCTGTATTGGGGCACAACAGGGGACTGGGTACAGTTTGTCCCCAGAAGTCTCTGCAGACTGCAGGGACAGGATGAAGTCATAAGGGACATGAAGATGTGAGCAGGACATTGACAGCATAGCAAAGGATTTTGGTTCCAGGATATGAACCTCCAGGTCTCAGATGGGACGATCTGTCATTTCCCAAAAGCAGAGCCTGGGCCCAAGGATGCGGTAAAGTATATACAGGGAGCAGAGGATGAAGCACAGAGGAAGGCAGAAATGCAAGAACAAGTTTCTGTGTCTGAGTGAGCACAGCTCACACAAACAGGACCTTCTAGGGATTCATTTAGAAACTGTATCCTAAGTGCCCATTCAGAGAACAAATAGAAGAAGCTCTAGGCTCCTGCTTCTTGTTGGTTAAGGGTTGCCCAGTGGAGAATGCCATGGAGAGTGAAGCCCATGAATCTAGCTAAAGCCCTGGTGGTCAGAGCCAGGTCTAAAATCTGCTGAGATAGAACATGAGGTCAGGGACAGAAATCTTGCAACTCCTATACCTCAGGACTCAAAGAAAACTCTCCAAGCCAGTTAAGAGATGAACTTTCCAGATAGGCAGGAACGTGGTGAGACCATGGAGCAAAGGAAGAGAGCCTCAGCTAGGCAAAGGTCCTGCTGCTAGTAGAAATTCCTGGAGTGGTGATACAGGCTTCCCCCTGGTGGACGACCTAGGCATAAAGAGTCCTACTAGGAAGTATTTGATTTTAGTGTGGGCAAATGGAAGAAACTTATTTTCTGACTATAAAGATTGCAAAGCTTAACGGTAGAGAGCTATagtattggagaaaaaaaaacaaagtgtgcatgtgtgcacacatacatgtgcaaatgagaggagagagagagagagagagagagagagagagagagagagagagagagaggtttg
The nucleotide sequence above comes from Arvicanthis niloticus isolate mArvNil1 chromosome 6, mArvNil1.pat.X, whole genome shotgun sequence. Encoded proteins:
- the LOC117709810 gene encoding group 10 secretory phospholipase A2 codes for the protein MLLLLLLSLLGPGPRLSEATRRSHVFKRGLLELAGTLDCVGPRSPMAYMNYGCYCGLGGHGEPRDTIDWCCLYHDCCYSRAQDAGCSPKLDRYSWKCMDNRILCGPTENKCQELLCRCDEELAYCLAGKEYHLKYLFFPSFLCEKDSPKCD